The genomic DNA CCGTCTTTTCATCACTGTTCCCGAGCATCCCGCTCAGGAGGGAAGCGTACCCGGTGATCGCTGTCAGGAGGTTGTTGAAGTCGTGGGCGATGCCCCCGGCGAGGAGGCCGAGCGACTCCATCTTCTGCGACTGCACCAGCTGCTCCTCGAGCCGCTTGCTGTCGGAGACGTCCCGATTGCTGACGCTCCTGCCCAAAAAGACGCCGTCCGCATAGATCGGGGCACAGACGTGCGAGAGCCACTTCACCTGTCCGTCCTTGGTTATGATGCGGAACTCGATCTCCTCATGCTCCGCTGCATGGAAGTCGTCCATATGCGCCCGGTAAACACCCCCGTCGTCGGGATGAACGATGTCGCAGAGGAGCGCGGGGTTGCCGATGAACTCCTCCTGGGTGTAGCCGGTAATGCGCTCGCAGGATGGGGACATGTAGACGATCTCCCGGTTCCCCTTGATCCAGTACTCCCAGTCGGTCGAGAATTCGGAGAGGGTCCTGAACTTCCATTCGCTCTCCGCGATCTTTCTCTGTGTCTTATGAATACTGCCCGAAAACCTGAGGATGCCGACCACCCCTGCAACGAGCAGGAGCAGGTGCGTAACGAGGACCGTCTTGCGCGTCCGTGCAAGCCCCTCGTAGTACGGCTGCATCGGCACCGCGATGCTCATCCCCCCGCGGATATCGCCGACCTTGTATCCCTGGTACCCGTGGCACTTCAGACAGCCCTCGACCGTCAGGTAGGGCCTCATGATCCTCATGTAGGGATGGTCGTTGATCGTGGTGATCTCGCTCACCTCATCCCTGCCCTGCTCGAACGCGGTAATCCCCTTCTGCTCCCACGCATCGGCCATGTTTTCGGGGTTGAGGGGACTTTTGCTGACCGTCCGGTTTATCGCCGGATGGGGCGACTGCTTCAGCAGGAGATCATACGCCTGCGTGGTCATCCGGAAGGGGTTGATCAAGGTGAGCCTGGCGCCGCTCGTAGTAACGATATCCCTGCTGACGTCGGCAATATAGGGGTTGGGCCGGTTTATATCACTGACCGGGGCATAGATACCGCCGAGCATGGTGTTCCACCGGCGGTAGGCAATATTATGTTCAAAAATCGTCCGCGCCTCGACACGAGCCCTTTCTATCGCCTCTTCCCTTATCTGGTAGATGTTCCACACGGCAGACACGGCCACCAGTGCTGTCCATACGCCGATAAGGCAGAGAGAGTATTTCTGGGGAAGTCCGGTCAGACTGTTTTTGAAATTCATGTCCCTAGCCGGCCCGCCCGAGTATGCTCCTGACCTTTTTCATCATCGGCCCGATCTCGAAAGGCTTTGAAATGAACTCCAGTCCCCCCTCGTAGACTCCTCTCGACGTGAGGATGTCCTGGGTATAGCCGCTCATGAAGAGCACTTTGACCGCCGGGTCGCTCGCTCTCATATGGTCGAAGACCTCTTTTCCGTTCCGGCCCGGCATAACGACATCGAGGATGACCATATCGATGCGATCCTTCTGCTCGTCATAAAGCCTGATCGCTTCGACGCCGTCCGCTGCGCATAGGACGCTATAGCCGAATCCCTGGAGGACGTCTTTAAAAAATTCACGCACCGCTTCTTCGTCTTCGGCTATCAGGATCGTCTCGGTGCCCCTGAGATCGGCTTCGGGCTCCGTCTTCTTCGCCACCGCGCTCCCCCTGCCGCCCTCCCCTTCGTATACGGGGAGATACACCTTGAAGGTCGTCCCCCATCCCTCTTCACTGTACACGCCGACAAAGCCGCCGTGCTGCTGCACGATCCCGTATACCATGGAAAGGCCGAGCCCGGTCCCCTTGTCTTTTTCCTTGGTAGTGAAGAAAGGCTCAAAGACATAGGGGATATCTTCCTTCCGGATACCCTTCCCCGTGTCGGTCACCGAAAGCACCACGTAATTCCCGGGCTTTACCCCGTGCATGCCTGCCACGGCGCCGCCGATGAACCCCGGGGCGGAAAGTTCGATAACGAGCTTTCCGCCGCCGGGCATGGCATCGCGGGCATTGGTGGCGAGATTCATCACCACCTGCTCGATCTGGTGGGGGTCGGCAAAGACGGGAGCGGTCTCCGGGCAGTTCAATATGAGCTCGACATCCTCGCCCAGTATTCGCTTCAGCAGGCCGGAGAGGTTCTGCAGCACGCCATCGAGGGCCACGACCGAAGGCTTCATGATCTGTTTGCGGCTGAAGGCCAGAAGGCTCGAGGTGAGCCGCTGCGCCCGCTCCGAGGCGCCGAGCACATGCTGAATATAGTGCCGTGTCTTCTCATCTCCCGCAGCAGGCGTCTGCTGCAGCATGGAGGCATAGCCGATGATCGCCGTCAGGAGGTTGTTGAAGTCGTGGGCGATGCCCCCGGCGAGGAGGCCGAGCGACTCCATCTTCTGCGACTGCGCCAGCTGCTCCTCGAGCCGCTTCCTGTCGGAGATGTCCCTGTTGCTGACGCGCCTGCCCAGGAAGCGGTCGTCAGCATAGATCGGGCCGCAGACATGCGACAGCCACTTCACCTGCCCGTCCTTCGTTATGATGCGGAACTCCATTTCTTCGTGCAGCGGTCCGGCAAAACTGTTCATATGCGCTTCACACATTACCCGGTCTTCCGGATGGACGATATCGCAGAGGAGGCGGTCATTCCGCATGAACTCCTCCTGGGTGTAGCCGGTAATGCGCTCGCAGGACGCGGACATGAAGATGATCTCCTTGTTCTCGCCGATCCAGTACTCCCAGTCGTAGGCGAACTCCGAGAGAGTCCTGAATTTCCACTCGCTCTCGGCGATTTCCTTCTGCTGCTTCTGCATGCGTTCATAGCCGTCGCGGAGCGCCTCGCTCATGGAGTTGAAGTGCTGCGCCAGCTCGCCGAACTCGGTCTTGTCCTGATAGGGTATGGTATGTCCCAGGTTGCCGGCCGTGATCATCCTTGTCGCGTTCACCAGCTCTCCCACGGGGCGCGTCACCTGCCTGATGAGATACCAGGAAACCGCCAGGGCAAAGGCCAGCGCGAGCAGGAGGGTGGCGAAGAGGATGACCCTCGCCTCATTGATCCGCACCAGCGCATTGCTCGTCATGGTATTGAGCCGCTGGTTTGCCGTGACCGTCATCCCGTACGCCGTGCCGATCAGCCGGTTGCCGATCGCCGCGGCATCCTGCTTGAGCTGCTCTATGTACTGCGTATCGGCTGCCGACGTGATGTAGTAGCTCAGCGTCCGCTTGTACTCGACTACCGCCTGCTGCAGCTCGGAGATGCGCAGGGCCACCTCGGCCTTGTGGTGGCAGGAGTTGCATCTGTTCACCGCTGCGTCAAGGGTAGACACATTCTGAACCGTGGCATCGAGATGCCGCCCCAGAGGGGTCTGATACGTATACAGGTCCGCCTGAACGGTCTGGATGTAGATCACCAGGTTCTGCCTGAGGTGCTCCACCTGGTAGAGCTCGACCAGGCGGTTGAGGGTATTGGTCGTGTTCGTTATATAGAACAGCGCCGCCGCCGCGCCTGCGGAGAAGAGAACGAACACGCCGAGGAGCGACAGAATGATCCTTTTTTTCATTTGTTGAGGTACTGATAGTTCTTCATATCGATACCCGCCTTCTCCGCAATATCGAAGACCGGTTTATAGTCTTCCCGTGCAGCGGGAACAAACCGCAGGGCGCTGAACTGGGCAAGCACGGCCCTGCCCTCGGGATCCTCGTTCATGCCGAGGAGCGCCTCCCTGAGCAGCCTCTTGGTCTCGGCATCCATATCCTTCCGCACGCAGAGGCCGTTCGACGGGACCGCCGGCGACGTGGCCACTATGCGCAAATCCCTCGTTATTCTCGGGTCGCTGCGCGCCAGCATGTCGAAGATGGAGTGTTTGGCGCAGCCGACATCGGCCTTCCGGTCGAGCACCGCGTAAATGGCCGCATCATGGCTCCCCGCAAAGTAGTGCCTCCTGAAGTAGCTATTGATATCGGCAATGCCGTGCTGCCGCAAAAAGGCGATCGGGTAGACATAGCCAGCGGTAGTCGCCCTCTCCACAAAGACGATGGTCCTGCCCCGCATATTGTCGACGGTCTTTATGCCGCTGTCCTTTCGGACGAAAATATAGCCGCGGTAGGTCGCCGGGCCATCGAGGTTCGCCGGGCGGGCCAGCGGCTCAACGCCGAGCTTCTGGATGGCCAGGGCGCCGGTAAAGCTCCCGAAGAAAGCACCGTCCATCCGTTCGGAGGTAAACCGGTCGATAATATTACCGTACCGGGACAGCATGGTGAACTTCACCTTTATTCCTGTTTTTTTCTCGAGGTACTCACCGAGAGGGGTGAACCGCTCGACTTGCTTGAAGACATTCTGTTCAGGGATAAGACCGATGGTAAGCGTTTTTGCATGGGAGAGACCTGGAAGCGCCGAGAGAATGAGCGCCAGGATTACAGCTGTTATCATATGCATAGACACCTCGCCGGGAAACTTTGCAAGAATCGTGCCGCATTGCGCCCCTGCTGCCGGTCACAAGACCTGCACATAACTATACTTGTTATTTGTCCTTCAGTTCAAGGGCAATTCAAGGGTTCAGCCCTTTTCATCTATTATCGTCCGTTTTCTTTATATTTTTATATAGAGCCTTGTCGCGGCTAAGGGGTATGCCGGCTCCTGCGCAGAAGGCGAAGAAGGTTGCGCAGCGCTCCTCACCGCATCGGCGGTCTCCCTTGCGAGGATTTTCGTCTATTTATTCAATGATAAAAGAGATGATCGCCTCGAAGGGGGCCTGCTGCCTTTATGGAGGCCCTCGCAGGGAAGCGGGTCTTCAGGAATGGTTCACTCAGGACGTTCAGATTCTACGCCGCCGCTGCTATCGTCGTGCTCCGCGTGCTCCTGGCCATCGGCATCCTCCGGGGGAGATTCTTCCGGGAGGGACTCATCCCTATCATCAGGAGCATAGCTGCCCTCGGGAGGGGTCTCGCCATCCCAACCGCTGTCCTGCACCGGCGCTTCCGCGTGCACCGCGACCGGCACTGACCCCACCGCCTCCTCAGCGGACTCCCCCGCACTCCGGGCCACAGCTTCGTGCTGGACAGACTCCTGTGCGTCATATGCCTCTCCGGCCTGTTCCGCTTCCGCAGGCGACACGGACGGCTCATCGGTCTGCTGCATGATCCAGATCGTGCCGAAGTCCCGGTCCTGGTATCCTCTCACCAGCTTGAGCCGCAAAAGCTCGAGCAGGGCGAGGAAGGTGACGATGATCTGGACCTTGGTCCTGTCCTCCGCGAAGAGCTCGTCGAAACGGATCGTCTGCTCCGTCTCCATCCGCTCCAGGATCAGGGCGATCTTGTCCTTGACCGTCAGGGTCTCCTTCGTGATCCTGATCGCCTCGGGAGGGGCCTTCTTGATGATCTTCTGGAGCGCGCCGAGGAGGTCGAAGATATTCAGATCGAAGAGATAGAGCTCCTCCTCGTTCTTGAGCTCCTTCTCGTCCAGGGGGGGGCGGGAAAAGACATTCGTCCAGACCTCCTCGCGCTCCCGCAGAGGGCCCGAGGCCTCTTTGAAGGCCTGGTACTCGAGGAGCTTCTGCACGAGCCCGGCCCGCGGGTCCTCCTGGTCGTCAGGGGCGATGGTCTCGTCCGGCGGCAGCAGCATGCGGGACTTGATATAGATGAGCGTCGCCGCCATCACGAGGAACTCGGAGGCGATCTCGAGGTTCAGCTCCTTCATTATTTCGAGGTATTCGAGGTACTGGCCCGTGATCTGGGAGATGGGGATATCGTAAATGTCGATCTTGTTCTGCTTGATGAGATGGAGAAGGAGATCGAGAGGGCCTTCGAATACAGGGACCTTTACACTATATGCGTTCGTTGCGTCCATCGTGTTCACAGCGTTATAGCGTTTATTGCGCTATAGCGCACGACAGCTTCCTTCCTCTGACGCTATAACGCCGTACGCACAACGCCATAAAGAGCCTCTTTCGCCATAACGCTGTACGCTCAACGCTATACCGCTTATGGTATCACCTTGTTCAGGGGGTATTCGACGATACCCGAGGCGCCGGCGCTCTTCAGCTTCGGGATGAGGTCCCGGACGGTCTTCTCGGCAATCACCACATCGATGGCATACCACCCCTGATCCGAGAGCGAGGAGACCGTGGGAGAATGCATGGCGGAGAGGAGGCTCAGCACTTTCTTGAAAGAATGCTCGGGCACGTTCATCTTGAGCCCCACCTTCTCCTCTGCAGCGAGCGCTCCCCTCAGGAGCAGCGCGATGTTCTCCATCTTCTGCCGCTTCCATTTGTCCTGCCAGGCCCTTTTATGCGCGATAAAGCGCGTGGTGGACTCGACCATCGTCTCGACAATGCGGAGGTTATTCGCGCGCAGGGAGGTCCCGGTCTCGGTCAGCTCCACGATCGCATCCGCCAGGTGCGGCGGCTTCACCTCGGTCGCGCCCCAGGAGAAATCGACCTCCGCCTTGATGCCCTTCCCCCTGAGATACCGTTTGGTATAGCCGACCAGCTCGGTGGCGACACGCTTGCCCTGCAGGTCCTTTATCGTCTTTATCTTCGAATCAGCGGGCACGGCGATCACCCACCGTACCGGTCTGAATCCCTCTTTGGCGTACCGCAGCTCCGCGACCTCGACGACATCGGCGTTCTGCTCGAGGATCCAGTCCTTGCCGGTCAGGCCGCAGTCGAGATGCCCGTCCTCGACATACCGCGCCATCTCCTGGGCCCTGATGAGCATGGAACCGATTTCAGGGTCATCGAAGACAGGATAGTAGGAGCGAGAGGATACGCTGATATGGTATCCCGCTTTCCTGAAGAGCTTCAGGGTAGACTCCTGCAGGCTGCCCTTGGGCAGGCCGAGCTTGAGCACCTTATCCGTGTTATTCATGATCGGTTTCCCCTCGCTTCGCTGCACTGGAATAATCGCATCCGCTACGAAGCTCCTATTTTAAAGGTTTGTAAAATAGCGTGTCAAATCCGGAAAAACAAATCCCGAGCTCCAAATTCCAAATCTCAAATGAATTCCGACTGCTGAAATTCCAAACCTGTTCTGGATCGTTCGAACGTTGAATCTTGTCCGGGACTTGGTGTTTGGAGCTTGGAATTTGTCTTCATTTTCTGTGGTCAATAACTCCCGGATGCTATAATATGGTGTCGTGACCGGAAAAGACCTCACAATCAAAGAGCAGTATCCCCTCGGCGGGTTGACGACCTTCGGCATCGGCGGTCCGGCGCGGTATTTTGCGGTCGTTACCAGCGAGGAAGAGGCGCGGGAGGCGCTCGCTTTTGCGAGACACAAGGGCATCGAGACCTTTGTCCTCGGCGGCGGCAGCAATATTCTCATCAGCGACCAGGGCTTTCCCGGGCTCGTGATACTGAACGGCATAAAGGGATTTACGAGCAGGCCGGCAGCCGGAGAGGATGATGAGGTGCTGGTTACCGCAGGCGCCGGCGAGGACTGGGATGGGTTCACGCGGCGCTGTATCGAGAGCAATCTGCAGGGCATCGAGTGCCTTTCGGGAGTGCCGGGAACCGTCGGCGCTGCCCCGGTGCAGAACATCGGGGCCTATGGCCAGAGCGCCGACAGCGTCGTCGAACAGGTGCGGGCTCTCGAGGTCGCTGCCGGAAGGGCTGTTATCTTTACCAACCAGGAGTGCTCTTTCGGCTACCGGAAGAGCCTCTTCAATTCTATCGCTGCCGGACGCTACCTGATCGTGGAGGCGACGTTCAAGCTGAAACAGAACGGCGCCCCTTCGGTTACCTACCATGACCTGAAGGCCGCCCTCTCCGGCCTGCCCGACCCTACCCTCCAGCAGGTGCGCGAGGCGGTGTTGAAAATAAGGGAGGGCAAGGGGCTGCTCGCCCTCGACGGCTATGAGCGTTTCAAGAGCGCGGGCTCCTTCTTCAAAAACCCGGTGGTCTCGGCAGAGCATTTCACCGGGGTGGAAGAGGCGGTCCGGAAAGCGGGAGGCTGCGCCAACTGGTCCTGGCCGCAGAGGTCGGGAGAGGTCAAGGTCTCTGCCGCATGCCTGATTCAGAGCGCGGGCTTTGTACGGGGCTTCAGAAAAGGGAACGTCGGCATCTCCCCGCGCCATACTCTTGCGGTAATTAATTACGGCGACGCAACCGCTGGGGAGGTGGCCGCCTTCGCCCGGCAGGTGCAGGAAGCGGTGCTCCGGCAGTTCGGCGTCGTCCTCAAACCGGAGGTCCAGTTCGTGGGCTTCACCCCTGATCTGCTCTGACGATTACCCGCCTGCAGCAAGCAGTTTCACATGGACGACATGTCGCAATCTATGTTATTCTGAGATGATATACCACAAACAAACCACGCTGGAGAGGCGGATTCATATGAGGCTGGCAACGGTTATAAAGGTCATAGGTGCGCCTTGCTCTTTTCACTCCCTCGTTGTATGCGTCGGACATTCGTTCCCTCCGTGCCGTTCCCTTCTGTTTGCGAACGAACATTTACCCCATTAAGGAGGCATGTATGTATAAAATCCTGGAAAAACAGGTTCTGAGCGATGTCACCAAGCTCATGGTGATCGAGGCCCCTCATGTAGCGCAGAAGGCGAAGGCAGGCCAGTTCATCATCGTCCGCATCGACGAAAACGGCGAGCGGATCCCCCTGACCATCGCGGACTTCGACCGCAAGGCCGGCACCATTACCATCATCTTTCAGGAGGTGGGCAAGTCCACCCTGCAGCTCGGCGCCATGAAGGCCGGCGATTCTGTCTCGACCTTTGTCGGCCCTCTCGGCCATCCCACCGAGATCGAGAACTTCGGGACCGTCGTCTGCATGGGCGGCGGCGTGGGTATCGCCCCGATCTATCCCATTGCCCGGGCACTGAAGGAGGGAGGGAACAAGGTCATCTCGATCATCGGCGCCCGCACCAAAGACCTGCTCTTCTGGGAGGACAAGATGAAGGCGGTTTCCGACGAGCTCCATATCTGCACCGATGACGGCTCCCATGGCCGCAAGGCGCTGGTCACCGAGCCGCTCAAGGAGGTCCTCGAAGATAAAAGCCGTGCCGTGGCAAAGGTCTGGGCCATCGGTCCGGCCGTTATGATGAAATTCGTCTCGCAGACTACCAAGCCCTTCGGCGTGCCGACCATCGTCAGCCTCAACACCATCATGATCGACGGCACCGGCATGTGCGGCGGCTGCCGCGTGCTCCTCGAAGACGGCGCGCAGTTCGTCTGCGTCGACGGTCCCGAGTTCGACGGCCACAAGGTGGACTGGGGCAATCTCCTTTCGCGGCTCTCCTTCTATAAGGAAGAGGAGAAGGCCGCAGTCGACCACTACAAGAATCATATCTGCAATCTCGATAAAGCAGTTGCTGAGGGAGGGAAATAAATGGCTGAGCTCGATACCAAACAGAGAATGAAAATTCCGAGGCAGCCCATGTTGCACCAGGACGAACACGTGCGCAGGGCCAACTTCGATGAGGTCGCCCTGGGCTATACCGAAGAGACCGCCAAGAAGGAGGCGGAGCGCTGCCTGCAGTGCAAAAAGCCGCTCTGTTCCGAAGGCTGTCCCGTCGGCGTCCTCATTCCCCAGTTCATAAAGGCGCTTCGCGAAGGCGATATGCCGAAGGCGGTCGAGGCGATGAAGGTAAAGAACAACCTCCCCGCGATCTGCGGCAGGGTCTGCCCCCAGGAGAGCCAGTGCGAAGGGAAGTGCATCCTCGGCAAGAAGGGCGAGCCCGTTGCCATCGGCCGGCTCGAGCGGTTCGTCGGAGACTATGAGCTGGCGCATCGCACCTGCCCGCTGAACGCCGCCCCCCCTACCGGCAAGAAAGTGGCGGTCGTCGGCACCGGCCCTGCCGGACTCACCTGCGCCGTCGATGTGGCGCGGGAGGGACATACCGTGACCATGTTCGAATCGCTCCATGGCCCGGGCGGCGTGCTGATCTACGGCATTCCCGAATTCCGGCTGCCGAAGAGCGTTGTCCACGGCGAGATCGACTATGCGGCAAAGTGTCTGGGCATCGAGATCCGGAGCGACCACGTCATCGGCCGCACCATCACCCTCGATGAGCTGCTCGCGGAATACGATGCGGTGTTCCTCGGCACCGGCGCAGGGCTGCCGTCGTTCATGCGTATCCCCGGCATCAACCTGAACGGCGTCATGTCGGCCAACGAGTTCCTCACCCGCGTCAACCTGATGAAAGGCTACCTCTTCCCGAACTACGATACGCCGGTAAAGGCAGGAAGGAAGGTCGCCGTGATCGGCGCAGGAAACGTCGCCATGGACGCCGCCCGCTGCAGCGCCCGCATACAGCACCTGCACGCACAACAGAACGGCACGCAGCCGGGCGAGGTGCATATCGTGTACCGCCGGTCGAAGGAAGAGATCCCCGCCCGTGCAGAGGAAGTGCACCATGCGATGGAAGAAGGCATCATCTTCGACCTCCTCACCAACCCGATCGAGATCATGGGCGACAGCACCGGCAAGGTCGTCGGCATGCGCTGCATCAGGATGGAGCTGGGCGAGCCCGACGCCTCGGGCAGGAGGAAGCCCGTTCCGATCGCCGGATCGGAGTTCGAGATGGAAGTGGATACGGTCATCATGGCGCTCGGCACCAACCCGAACCCGATCGTCTTCGTCGATGCAGAGGGGCTCGAGCGGACAAAGTACGGCACGGCGGTTGCGGATAACGATACGGGGAGGACGAAGAAGCAGCGCGTCTGGGCAGGCGGCGATGTCGTCACCGGCGCCGCCACCGTCATCAGCGCCATGGGCGCCGGCAAACGGGCTGCAGCGGATATC from Nitrospirota bacterium includes the following:
- a CDS encoding ATP-binding protein → MNFKNSLTGLPQKYSLCLIGVWTALVAVSAVWNIYQIREEAIERARVEARTIFEHNIAYRRWNTMLGGIYAPVSDINRPNPYIADVSRDIVTTSGARLTLINPFRMTTQAYDLLLKQSPHPAINRTVSKSPLNPENMADAWEQKGITAFEQGRDEVSEITTINDHPYMRIMRPYLTVEGCLKCHGYQGYKVGDIRGGMSIAVPMQPYYEGLARTRKTVLVTHLLLLVAGVVGILRFSGSIHKTQRKIAESEWKFRTLSEFSTDWEYWIKGNREIVYMSPSCERITGYTQEEFIGNPALLCDIVHPDDGGVYRAHMDDFHAAEHEEIEFRIITKDGQVKWLSHVCAPIYADGVFLGRSVSNRDVSDSKRLEEQLVQSQKMESLGLLAGGIAHDFNNLLTAITGYASLLSGMLGNSDEKTGRYVRHVLNASERAQRLTSSLLAFSRKQIMKPAVISLNQVIKEIAGLFKSLIGEDIELAISYSEEEFPVFADPHQIEQVLMNLITNARDAMPTGGVLAIATAAETIDDDFAMKHGVRTGRYMVLSISDTGVGIDRADLPHVFEPFFTTKGKDKGTGLGLAMVYGIVNQHGGAVAISSEKGRGTTFRISLPATEGDGEGAGCAVEAAGDETDVRGDETILVAEDDETVREFLKETLEGCGYTVMTAANGVDAVRKYEEQGGRIVMVIFDIVMPRQSGKEAYERLRAINPAVKAIFVSGYPQDMLTSRGICEEGLHFMPKPLDTKLLMRTIKSMLHGA
- a CDS encoding ATP-binding protein translates to MKKRIILSLLGVFVLFSAGAAAALFYITNTTNTLNRLVELYQVEHLRQNLVIYIQTVQADLYTYQTPLGRHLDATVQNVSTLDAAVNRCNSCHHKAEVALRISELQQAVVEYKRTLSYYITSAADTQYIEQLKQDAAAIGNRLIGTAYGMTVTANQRLNTMTSNALVRINEARVILFATLLLALAFALAVSWYLIRQVTRPVGELVNATRMITAGNLGHTIPYQDKTEFGELAQHFNSMSEALRDGYERMQKQQKEIAESEWKFRTLSEFAYDWEYWIGENKEIIFMSASCERITGYTQEEFMRNDRLLCDIVHPEDRVMCEAHMNSFAGPLHEEMEFRIITKDGQVKWLSHVCGPIYADDRFLGRRVSNRDISDRKRLEEQLAQSQKMESLGLLAGGIAHDFNNLLTAIIGYASMLQQTPAAGDEKTRHYIQHVLGASERAQRLTSSLLAFSRKQIMKPSVVALDGVLQNLSGLLKRILGEDVELILNCPETAPVFADPHQIEQVVMNLATNARDAMPGGGKLVIELSAPGFIGGAVAGMHGVKPGNYVVLSVTDTGKGIRKEDIPYVFEPFFTTKEKDKGTGLGLSMVYGIVQQHGGFVGVYSEEGWGTTFKVYLPVYEGEGGRGSAVAKKTEPEADLRGTETILIAEDEEAVREFFKDVLQGFGYSVLCAADGVEAIRLYDEQKDRIDMVILDVVMPGRNGKEVFDHMRASDPAVKVLFMSGYTQDILTSRGVYEGGLEFISKPFEIGPMMKKVRSILGRAG
- a CDS encoding phosphate/phosphite/phosphonate ABC transporter substrate-binding protein, with protein sequence MITAVILALILSALPGLSHAKTLTIGLIPEQNVFKQVERFTPLGEYLEKKTGIKVKFTMLSRYGNIIDRFTSERMDGAFFGSFTGALAIQKLGVEPLARPANLDGPATYRGYIFVRKDSGIKTVDNMRGRTIVFVERATTAGYVYPIAFLRQHGIADINSYFRRHYFAGSHDAAIYAVLDRKADVGCAKHSIFDMLARSDPRITRDLRIVATSPAVPSNGLCVRKDMDAETKRLLREALLGMNEDPEGRAVLAQFSALRFVPAAREDYKPVFDIAEKAGIDMKNYQYLNK
- a CDS encoding segregation/condensation protein A; translated protein: MDATNAYSVKVPVFEGPLDLLLHLIKQNKIDIYDIPISQITGQYLEYLEIMKELNLEIASEFLVMAATLIYIKSRMLLPPDETIAPDDQEDPRAGLVQKLLEYQAFKEASGPLREREEVWTNVFSRPPLDEKELKNEEELYLFDLNIFDLLGALQKIIKKAPPEAIRITKETLTVKDKIALILERMETEQTIRFDELFAEDRTKVQIIVTFLALLELLRLKLVRGYQDRDFGTIWIMQQTDEPSVSPAEAEQAGEAYDAQESVQHEAVARSAGESAEEAVGSVPVAVHAEAPVQDSGWDGETPPEGSYAPDDRDESLPEESPPEDADGQEHAEHDDSSGGVESERPE
- the hisG gene encoding ATP phosphoribosyltransferase, giving the protein MNNTDKVLKLGLPKGSLQESTLKLFRKAGYHISVSSRSYYPVFDDPEIGSMLIRAQEMARYVEDGHLDCGLTGKDWILEQNADVVEVAELRYAKEGFRPVRWVIAVPADSKIKTIKDLQGKRVATELVGYTKRYLRGKGIKAEVDFSWGATEVKPPHLADAIVELTETGTSLRANNLRIVETMVESTTRFIAHKRAWQDKWKRQKMENIALLLRGALAAEEKVGLKMNVPEHSFKKVLSLLSAMHSPTVSSLSDQGWYAIDVVIAEKTVRDLIPKLKSAGASGIVEYPLNKVIP
- a CDS encoding UDP-N-acetylmuramate dehydrogenase; amino-acid sequence: MTGKDLTIKEQYPLGGLTTFGIGGPARYFAVVTSEEEAREALAFARHKGIETFVLGGGSNILISDQGFPGLVILNGIKGFTSRPAAGEDDEVLVTAGAGEDWDGFTRRCIESNLQGIECLSGVPGTVGAAPVQNIGAYGQSADSVVEQVRALEVAAGRAVIFTNQECSFGYRKSLFNSIAAGRYLIVEATFKLKQNGAPSVTYHDLKAALSGLPDPTLQQVREAVLKIREGKGLLALDGYERFKSAGSFFKNPVVSAEHFTGVEEAVRKAGGCANWSWPQRSGEVKVSAACLIQSAGFVRGFRKGNVGISPRHTLAVINYGDATAGEVAAFARQVQEAVLRQFGVVLKPEVQFVGFTPDLL
- a CDS encoding sulfide/dihydroorotate dehydrogenase-like FAD/NAD-binding protein yields the protein MYKILEKQVLSDVTKLMVIEAPHVAQKAKAGQFIIVRIDENGERIPLTIADFDRKAGTITIIFQEVGKSTLQLGAMKAGDSVSTFVGPLGHPTEIENFGTVVCMGGGVGIAPIYPIARALKEGGNKVISIIGARTKDLLFWEDKMKAVSDELHICTDDGSHGRKALVTEPLKEVLEDKSRAVAKVWAIGPAVMMKFVSQTTKPFGVPTIVSLNTIMIDGTGMCGGCRVLLEDGAQFVCVDGPEFDGHKVDWGNLLSRLSFYKEEEKAAVDHYKNHICNLDKAVAEGGK
- the gltA gene encoding NADPH-dependent glutamate synthase, whose amino-acid sequence is MKIPRQPMLHQDEHVRRANFDEVALGYTEETAKKEAERCLQCKKPLCSEGCPVGVLIPQFIKALREGDMPKAVEAMKVKNNLPAICGRVCPQESQCEGKCILGKKGEPVAIGRLERFVGDYELAHRTCPLNAAPPTGKKVAVVGTGPAGLTCAVDVAREGHTVTMFESLHGPGGVLIYGIPEFRLPKSVVHGEIDYAAKCLGIEIRSDHVIGRTITLDELLAEYDAVFLGTGAGLPSFMRIPGINLNGVMSANEFLTRVNLMKGYLFPNYDTPVKAGRKVAVIGAGNVAMDAARCSARIQHLHAQQNGTQPGEVHIVYRRSKEEIPARAEEVHHAMEEGIIFDLLTNPIEIMGDSTGKVVGMRCIRMELGEPDASGRRKPVPIAGSEFEMEVDTVIMALGTNPNPIVFVDAEGLERTKYGTAVADNDTGRTKKQRVWAGGDVVTGAATVISAMGAGKRAAADINKFLKGEAAW